The window GCGCCCCGCGTACTGATCGCGAACTCCAACCTGGTGGGCCACTGGTCGAACTGGGAAAAGTTCAACCAGCTCGAGCGCGCCGGCTTGATGATGTATGGACAGATGACGGCGGGGTCGTGGATCTACATCGGGTCGCAGGGAATCGTTCAAGGAACATTTGAGACGTTTGCCGCCGCCGGCGAGAAGCACTTTGGCACGCTGGAAGGGAAGCTGGTGGTCAGCGGCGGCATGGGCGGAATGGGCGGCGCGCAGCCGCTGGCCGCCACCATGGCGGGCGCGGCATTCCTGGGTGTGGAGGTGGATCCGGAGCGCATCAAGAAGCGGCTGAAGACCGGCTACTGCGACTTCATGGTCAACTCGCTGGACGAAGCGCTGCGCATCCTGAAGAACGCGGTACGCAAGAAGGAAGCCGTTTCGGTGGGGCTGGTGGGGAATTGCGCCGACGTGATTCCGGAACTGGCGGCGCGCGGCGTGGTGCCCGATCTGCTCACCGACCAGACGTCGGCGCACGATCCGCTGAATGGTTACATCCCGCAGGGGATGACGCTGGAGCAGGCGGCGGAACTGCGGCAACGCGATCCGAAGGCGTACCTGGAACGGTCGCTGGATTCGATCGCACGCCACGTCGAGGGCATGCTGAAGCTGATGCGCATGGGCGCGGTGACCTTCGACTACGGCAACAACATCCGCACGTTCGCGTTCCAGCGCGGCGTGAAAGACGCGTATGACTTTCCCGGCTTCGTGCCGGCGTACATCCGGCCGCTGTTCTGCGAAGGGCGCGGGCCATTTCGCTGGGTGGCGCTCTCGGGCGATCCGGCGGATATCGCGGTGACCGACGAACTGGTGCTGGAAATGTTTCCTGCCAACCCGATCCTGGAGCGCTGGATCAACCTGGCGCGCAAGCGCATCCGCTTCCAGGGACTGCCGGCGCGCATCTGCTGGCTGGGCTACGGCGAGCGCGCTCAGTTCGGCCTGGCCATCAACGATCTGGTGAAGAAGGGCAAGATCAAGGCGCCGGTCGTGATGGGGAGGGACCACCTCGACACCGGCTCGGTGGCGTCTCCCTACCGCGAGACCGAAGCGATGAAAGACGGATCGGATGCCGTGGCCGACTGGCCGCTGCTGAACGCGCTGCTGAACACCGCCAGCGGGGCGAGCTGGGTTTCGATTCACAACGGCGGCGGCGTGGGTATTGGATATTCGCAGCACGCGGGGCAGGTCACCGTGGCCGATGGCACCGACGCCATGGCCAAGCGCATTGAGCGCGTGCTGACCAATGATCCCGGCCTGGGCGTGGCGCGCCATGCGGACGCAGGGTACGAGGAAGCCGGCGCGTTCGCCGACAAGAAGGGTGTGAAGATACCGATGCGGCGGAAAGAGTAATGGCCAAGGCCAGTCCGTCTCTCCTCCTCACCAACATCGGCCAACTGCTCACCGTACGTTCGCCGAATCCCAAATCCACGGGCCCGCGGCGCGGGCCGGAACTGAACGACATCGGGCTGATTGAAGATGCGGCGGTGCTGTGCGCCGAAGGGAAGATTGCTGCGGCCGGGAAGCGGCGCGAGATGGCGCGTCATCCGTTGCTGAAGTCGAAAGGGAAGAGGGCCGTCCGCGAACATGACTGCGGCGGCGGCGTGGTGCTGCCTGGGTTGGTGGATGCGCATACGCATCCGGCGTTCGTAGCGCCGCGGCTGGTGGACTTCGAGCAGCGCGCGTCGGGTGCAAGCTACGAACAGATAGCCGAGAAGGGCGGCGGCATCCGCTCGAGCGTCGATCGTGTGCGCAAGGCTGCGGTGAAAGCGCTGGCGGAGCGAGTCCTGAAGGGCCTGGAGCAGATGGGCGCGCAGGGCACGACCACGGTGGAAGCCAAGTCGGGTTACGGCTTGAGCACGGAGGCGGAGCTGAAGTCGCTGGAGGCGATCGCGCAGGCGGCCGACCGCTGGCCGGGGACCGTCGTGCCGACCCTGTTGGGCGCGCATGTGGTGCCCAAGGAATTCCTGGGCAAGCCGCAGCAGTACGTACGCGAAGTGGTGAAGAAAATGATTCCGCAGGCGGCACGCCGCAAGCTGGCGGCTTTCGTGGATGTGTTCGTGGAGCGGGGAGCGTTCTCACTCGCCGACGCCGAGCAGATCTTTGAGGCGGCGACCGAAAACGGGCTGGGCGTGCGGGTACACATCTGCCAGTTCGCGTCCAATTCAGTGTGGCCGCTGCTGCGTTTTCATCCGGCGTCGCTGGACCACATGGATCATGTGATGGAGGAAGACCTGCCGCAACTGGCGCGCCGCGGCACCATGGTCACGCTGGTGCCGGCGTCCAATCACTTCCTGGGCCTGGGAACGTATCCGCCGGCCCGGCGGATGATCGACGCTGGCGTGGCGGTCGCGCTGGCCACGGACTACAACCCCGGCACCGCGCCTACACCCAGCCTGCCGTTCGTGATGTCGCTGGCGTGCACGCAGATGAAGATGACGCCGGCCGAGGCCATCGCCGCGACCACCATTAACGGCGCACATGCTCTGCGGTTGGCAGAGCGAAAGGGCAGCGTTGAGCCGGGCAAGGACGCGGACCTGGCGGTGTTCGACGTCGCCGACTATCGCGAGATTCCTTACTGGATGGCGGCGAATCACTGTCGGGCGACGGTGTTCGGCGGGCGGCTGCTAGTTTGACCATTTTCCATCTCTCGCTTCTAATGGATGAGCCGTCCGTTTTGAATCCTTGACGGGAGTTCCGATGAGCAAATCTGTAGTCTTTGTACTCTCCTTCCTGCTGCTTTCTCCTGCCTTTGCGCAACGCCTGCCTGACACTGTGGTTCCAGCGCATTACGAGCTAACCTTCACGCCTGACTTGAAGGCGGCGAAGTTCGCCGGCCAAGAGACTATCCGCGTGCACGTGGCGCGGCCGGCCTCGACCGTGACGCTCGATGCACTGGAGATGGAGTTCCACGAAGTCACGATTACGCAAGCAGGCAAGACGCAGAAGGCCGGGGTCACGCTTGATCCCAAGGGGGAGACGGCGACGTTCAGCGTTGGGAATGCGCTTGAGCCGGGCCCGGCGGAGATCCACATCCGCTACACGGGCATCCTGAACGGTCAACTGCGCGGCTTTTACCTGAGCAAGGGCAAGGGGCGCAACTACGCGACCACGCAGATGGAACCCACGGACGCGCGGCGGGCGTTCCCGTCGTTCGACGAGCCGGCGCTCAAGGCGACCTTCGCCATCACGCTGGTGGTGGACGAAGGAGACACTGCGATATCCAACGGCCGCATCGTTTCCGATACGCCGGGGCCGGCGGCCGGGAAGCATACGCTGCGCTTCTCCACGACGCCCAGGATGTCCACCTACCTGGTGGCCATGGCGGTGGGCGACTGGAAGTGCTCGGAGGGAGCGGCGGAAGGCATACCCATCCGCATCTGCTCGACGCCGGAGAATGCGCGCCTGACGAAATACGCGCTGGTGGCAGCCGAGCAGCAAGTCGCGTACTTCAACCAGTACTTTGGGATCCGATATCCGTTCGAGAAGCTCGACGTGCTAGCGGTGCCGGATTTCGAGGCGGGCGCCATGGAGAATGCGGGCGCCATCTTCTATCGCGAAAGCGTCCTGCTGGCCGATGAGAACACGGCCTCGGCCGCCACCAAGCGCGCCATCGCTTCTGTCCTGGCGCATGAGATCGCGCACATGTGGTTCGGCGACCTGGTGACCATGAAGTGGTGGGACGACATTTGGCTCAACGAAGGTTTCGCCAGCTGGGCCACCAGCAAGCCGCTGAAGGTGTGGAAGCCGGAGTGGAAGCGCGACATCCAGGACGTGTATTCCTCGGGCAACGCGCTGTCGCTCGATTCCCTGGCTAACACGCGGCCCATTCGGCGGCAGGCAGAGACACGGGAAGAAATCAACGAGCTGTTCGACGGTATCGCCTATTCGAAGACCGCGGCGGTGTTGCGCATGGTGGAGAGCTACCTGGGGGAGGAGACGTTCCGGCGCGGCGTACAGGCCTACCTGAAAAAGCACTCCTACGCCAACGCCACCGCCGAAGACTTCTGGAACACGTTGGCGCAGGAATCCGGCAAGCCGGTGGACGCCGTGATGCGCAGCTTCGTGGACCAGGCTGGGGTTCCCCTGCTCCGCGTGCGTGCCACATGTGAAAAGCAGGGCGGAATGGTGGAAGCCGAGCAGCAGCGCTTCTTTTACGATCGTCAGGCGTTCGAGAAGGGAAGCGATTCGCTGTGGCAAGTGCCCTTGTGCTTGCGCGGCCCGGGCGATGCGGCTCCTAAGTGCGAGCTCATGACCCGGCGGAAGCAGAGCTTCATGCAGGAGAAGTGCCAGCCGTGGGTGCTGGCTAATCCGGCTGGCAGCGGGTACTACCGCGTGGCTTATGACAGCGAGTCGCTACGCAGCCTGTCGCACGTGATGCAAACCGAACTGAGCCCCGGCGAGCGGCTTTCCCTGCTGAACGACCAGTGGGCGCTGGTGCGGCTGGGCCAGCAGGAGATCGGCGACTACTTGAGCTTTGCCGAAGGCTTGCGCGACGAGCGCACGCGGGTGGTGATGTTCACGCTGACCGGCCGCCTGGATTACATCGGCGATTATCTGCTGAACGACGCCACGCGGCCGAAATACCAGGCCTGGGTGCAGCGGCTGCTGCGGCCCACGGCGCAAAAGCTGGGATGGCAGCCGCGGGCGGGCGAGAGCGACGAGTTGCGCAGCCTACGTGCCTATGTCCTGATGACCCTGGGCCGCACCGGCCGTGATGCCGAAGTCCGGGCGGAAGCGCGGAAGCTGGCGGAACAGTATTTGGCCGATCCCAAGTCGGTGGACGCGACGCTGGCCGAAACGGTGCTCAGTCTGGCCGCGCTGGACGGCGACGCGGCGCTCTACCAAAAGTATCTGGCGAAGATGGAGAGCGACGTGGAGCCGGAGGAGCATGAACGCTATCAGGACGCGCTGACTTATTTCACCGGCCCGGCACTGGTGCGGCGGTCGCTGGAGTACGCGGTTTCAGGCAGGATGCGCAACCAGGATTCGCCTGGATTCATCAGGGATCTCCTGGAGCTTCGCGAGACGCAGAGCGTGGCGTGGGACTTCGTGAAAGCCAACTGGCCGCGGGTGGAGGCGGCGCTCACCATCGGCAACGCGCGCGACGTAGTCCGAGCCGTAAGCACGTTCTGCGAAGTACCGGCGCGCCATGATGCCGAAACCTTTTTCGCGGCTCATCCGGTGCCGGCTGCCGAGCGAACGCTGCGCCAGGCGCTGGAGAACGCCAACAACTGCATCAACCTGCGTGCCACGCAACAGCAAAGCCTGGCGGCGTGGCTGGCAGGACGCGCGGAAGGGGCGGGAAGATAGGCGCCGCTACGGCGGGAAGTTCATCCGGCGCAATAGGTCCTGGAAGCGTGCATCCGAGCGCAGCGAGGCAAGCCGCGGGTCCATCCTCGCATAAGCCACCGGAGTGGACCGCTCGTTGTAGGCCCTTTCCAGCCAGTCCAGCGCGTCTTTTTTCTGCCCGAGTCCAGCAAAAACCAAGGCCAGCTGGTAGGAAGAAACATACTTCTGTTTGGATTGATCCTTGAGTTCGGCGATGATTTTCTCCGCCTTGCCCACATTTCCCTGAACCGCGTAGGCGTGGCCCAGCGAGGCCTTGATGTTCAAGCTGCCCGGAGCCAGCGACTGAGCCTTCTCGAAGGCGGCGATGGCCTGCTCGTACTGCGCTTTCTGTTCATAGGCGAGGCCCAGGCCCCAGTAGCCGGTCGGGGATTTGGGGTCCATCTCTAAGAGTTTCTGTAGTTGGACGATCGCCACATCGTTTTGACCGGCAAAGTACGCCAGCATCGCCAGGTTGCCTGCGGGCGAGAGCGACAGCGGTTCGAGTTCCTGCACGCGCTGCATTTGTGCTCTAGCCTCGTCGAGTCGACCCAGCATGCCCAGCAGCCTGCTGTAGCGTTCGTGCGCAGCGCTGTAGTTGGGGCTGAGTGCGAGCGCGCGCTGGAACTCCCTTTCCGCGCCCGCCCAGTCCCAGTCGTAGTAGGCAAGAGTGTAGGCGAGCGAGGCATGCGCTTCCGCCAGGTTGCTGTCCATCTCCAAGGCACGGAGCGCAGCCGCTTGGGCCTTCGGGAAAACCTCGCTGGGAGACGAGCGGGTGTAGAAAGGCAGAATGGCATAGTAATCGGCCAAGCCTGTGTAGGCAGGCGCGTACTGCGCGTCCTTCTGCACCGCCTGCTGAAAGTATGCCAAAGCCTTCTCCAGCCCTGCGGGGTCGCCCTTCTCAAGGTGGAATCGGCCGAGGAGATAGGCCTCATGGGCGTCAGGGTTCACGGGTCGGGCGGTAGCCAGCCGAGTCTGTTCCTGCGGCGTGAGCTTCACCCGGATTTCGTCGGCGATGCTGCGGGCCAATTCGTCCTGCAAGGTAAGGACGTCGCTCAACTGACGCTCGTAGCTCCGGGCCCAGAGGTGGCGGTCGCTCCGAGCTTCGATCAACTGCGCGCTGATGCGTACCCGTCCGCCTGAACGCTGCACCGAACCTTCGACCACCGCGTCCACGTTCAATTCCCTGGCGATCTCCGGCAAGGGCTTCTTCGCCCCCTTGTACTCCATGACGGAAGTCCTGGAGATGACTCGCAGCGCGCTGATCTGCGCCAGGTCGGTGATGAGAGCTTCGGTCATGCCGTCGGCAAAGTATTCCTGCTCGGGATCGCCGGAAAGGTTGGCCAGAGGCAGCACAGCGATGGACTTGATTTGGGGTGCTGCGGTCTTACCCAACAATCGGTCGCGCACGCCGCCAAGGTTCGCAATGGAAACAGTGGCAATGAGCACGAGCAGCACCGCAGCCGACGCGGCCACGAAAGATTTCCAGCGCTTCTTTGACGCCACGCCGACTGCCACTACTGCGGTTGCCGCCGGCGCCGCAAGCCGGCGCAGGTCCACGGCCAGCTCTCGGGCAGACTGATAACGATTGTCCGGATCCTTTTCCAGGCACTTCAGGATGATGTCTTCGAGTTTGGGCGAAAGTTCGAGCTTGAGTTGCCGCGGAGAAGGTGGCGGAGTGTGCTGGATGTCTCCCGCCAGGGCGGTAGAGACCTTGGCGTCAAACGGCCGCCGCCCGGTCGCCATTTCGTACAGCACTGCTCCCGCCGCCCATATGTCCGAGCGCGCGTCTGCCGCCTCGCCGCGCAGCTGTTCGGGAGCCATGTAGGGGAGTGTGCCTGTAACGCTCTGCGTTTCGCTCACACTTTGCGTGACATCGGCGTGAGTAACCGGTTGCAGCAGCTTGGCCAGTCCGAAATCCAGGATCTTCAGCCGTCCGTCGGGTGTAACGCGCAGGTTTCCCGGCTTCAGGTCCCGGTGGACGACCCCCTGCTCATGCGCCGCCGCCAGCCCTTCCGCCAGTTGCTGTCCGAGTCGCAGCACGTCCTTCTCCGGCATGGCTCCTGAGACCGGCTTCTGGTCGAGCGTGACCCCCGGAATGAGCTCCATTACCAGGAAGTCCACGCCATCCTGATTGTCGAAGTCGTGGACGGTTTCCACGTTGGGATGGTTCAGTTTGGAAAGCGTCAGGGCTTCTTTGCGGAAGCGCTTGCGGGCGGCCTCGTCGGTGAGGATGCCCGGCGGCAGAACCTTCAGAGCAACGTCGCGGTCCAGGCGCTCATCATGAGCGCGATAGACCACGCCCATGCCCCCGGCGCCGATCTGCTCCAGGACACGATAGTGGCCCAGCGTCTGACCGAGCATCCCACGCCCCCAGCGGGATGTTAGGCCGCGCGGGGAGGGGAGTCAACGCGACGGGGATTCTATCCGCCCGACATCGAAGCCAGGAACTCCGAGTTGGACTTGGTCTTGCTCAGCTTGTCGATGAGCAGTTCCATGGCCTCCACGGGCGAGAGCGGGTTCAGCACCTTGCGCAGCACCCAGATGCGATTCAGCTCATCACGGGGCAGCAGGAGTTCTTCCTTGCGGGTCCCGGAGCGGTTGATGTCGATGGCCGGGAAGACGCGCTTGTCCACCAGCTTGCGCTCCAGAATGATCTCCAGGTTGCCGGTGCCTTTGAACTCCTCGAAGATCACGTCGTCCATGCGCGAGCCGGTGTCAATCAGCGCGGTAGCGATGATGGTGAGCGAGCCGCCTTCTTCGATGTTGCGCGCCGAGCCGAAGAAACGCTTAGGACGCTGCAGAGCGTTCGAGTCCACGCCGCCCGACAGGATCTTTCCCGATGGCGGCACCACCGTGTTGTAGGCGCGCGCCAGGCGGGTGATGGAATCGAGCAGAATCACCACGTCCTTCTTATGCTCGACCAATCGCTTGGCCTTTTCGATGACCATCTCGGCCACCTGCACGTGGCGGGCCGCCGGCTCGTCGAACGTGGACGAGATGACCTCGCCCTTCACCGAGCGCTGCATATCCGTGACTTCCTCAGGGCGCTCGTCGATGAGCAGCACGATGAGCTTGACCTCTTCGTGATTGGTGGTGATGGAGTTGGCCACGTTCTGCAGCAGCATGGTCTTGCCGGCGCGGGGCGGCGAAACGATGAGCCCGCGCTGCCCCTTGCCGATGGGCGTGAACAGGTCCATGACGCGCGCCGAGACGTTCTCGCGCGTGGTTTCCAGCTTGATGCGCTCGTTGGGATAGAGCGGGGTCAGATTGTCGAACAGGATCTTGTTGCGAGCTTCCTCGGGCGAATCGGAGTTGACCGCCTCCACCTTGACCAGCGCGAAATAGCGTTCCCCTTCCTTGGGCGGGCGCACCTGGCCGCTGATGGTGTCGCCGGTGCGCAGGTCAAAGCGCCGGATCTGCGAGGGCGAGACGTAGATGTCGTCGGGGCCGGGCAGGTAGTTATAGTCGGGCGAGCGCAGGAACCCGTAACCATCGGGCAGGCACTCCAGCACGCCTTCGGAGAAGATGAGGCCGCTGGCCTCGGTCTGCGCTTGCAGGATCTTGAAGATGAGCTCCTGCTTGCGCAGGCCGCCCGCGCCCTGGACATTGAGCTCCTTGGCCAGCTTCATCAGCTCGGCGGCGCTCTTCTCCTTCAGGTCGGCGATGTTCAGGGTGGGGCCTTCAGCCGTCTTGGTCCTTGCGCCCTTGCGTTCTTCGGTTGCGTCCATGATGCACCTCGGGTGGAAACCCAGGAATGGTCGGGGAAATCTGACTCCGTGCGCGGCGGCTGGCCGCGCGTGCGTCTGCCGGGAAACTGGATCAGGCGAACTTTGCTTGACGTCCTGCCCCGGGAAGCGACCTCCGGGGCGCCGGGCGGCAGCACTCACGCGCCCGGCCGGTAAAGCTAGTTTACACCTATTGCGGCGCCGCGGGACCCTGCACAGGCAAGGACTCCGGCGGCAGCGGCTCGCCGGTGGCCGTTTCCGGCACTTCCGGCAGGGGTTTTTCCAGCGCCAGGGCCAGCACTTCGTCCATGGTTCCGACGAAGTGCAGCTTCATGGCGTCGCGCAGATTCTGGGGGACCTCTTCCAGGTCCTTCTCGTTGTCCTTGGGCAGGACAACCTCCAGGATGCCGGCACGGTGCGCAGCCAGGAGCTTCTCCTTGAGTCCGCCTATGGGCAGCACCTTGCCGCGCAGGGTGATCTCGCCGGTCATGGCCATGTCGCGTCGCACCGCAATCCTGCTCAATGCGCTGGCGATAGCGGTGGCAATGGTGATGCCCGCCGAAGGACCATCCTTGGGGATGGCGCCCTCGGGCACGTGCACGTGGATATCCACGTTGCGATAAAACTCGCGCGGCAGTCCTAGGCGCGGCGCACGGGAACGCACGTAGCTCAGCGCCGCCTGTGCCGACTCCTGCATCACGTCACCCAGCTTGCCGGTCAGCATCAGCTTGCCCTTGCCGTCCACGATGGTGACTTCGGTGGAGAGAATGGAGCCGCCCACCTCGGTCCAGGCCAAGCCCGTGACCAGCCCAACCTCGCTCTTCTCGTGCGCGCCCATATCCCGGAACTTGAGCACGCCCAGGAAGTCGTGCACGTTCTCCGGGGTGATGGTGATGCTGAACGCCTCTCCACCCTTGACCACGCGGCGGGCCACCTTGCGGCAGATACTGCCAATCTCGCGCTCCAGGTTCCGCACGCCCGCCTCGCGGGTATAGGCCTGGATCACGGTGGAGATGCCGGCATCGGTGAACTGCAGGTTCTTTTCCGTCAGGCCGGTGGTCTTGCGCTGCTTGGGGATGAGGAACTGTTTGGCGATCTCGATCTTCTCCGGCTCGGTGTAGCCGTGCAGGCGCAGAACTTCCATGCGGTCCTGCAGGGCCGGCGGCACGGTGTGCAACACGTTGGCGGTGGCGATGAAAAACACCTGCGAGAGGTCGTACTCCACGTCCAGGTAGTGATCCATGAACATGAAGTTCTGCTCGGGATCGAGCACCTCGAGCAGCGCCGCGGAGGGATCGCCGCGGAAGTCCATGGACATCTTGTCCACTTCATCGAGCATGAAGACCGGGTTCTTGGTGCCGGCCTTCTTCATCATCTGCAGGATCTGGCCGGGGAGGGCGCCGATGTAGGTGCGGCGATGGCCGCGGATCTCGGCTTCGTCGCGCACTCCGCCCAGCGACAGGCGGACGAACTTGCGCCCGGTGGCGCGCGCGATGGACATTCCCAGCGAAGTCTTTCCCACGCCCGGAGGTCCGACGAAGCACAGGATGGAGCCCTTGGGGTTCTTCACCAGCTGGCGGACGGCCAGGAACTCCAGGATGCGCTCCTTGATCTTTTCCAGACCATAGTGGTCTTCGTTCAGGATCTTCTCCGCCCGGTCGATGTTGCGGATCTCCTTGGAGCGCTTCTTCCAGGGCACGGCCAGGATCCAGTCCAGGTAGTTGCGGGAGACCGTGGACTCGGCCGACATGAGCGGCATGGCCTCCAGCTTCTTCAGTTCCTGGAGGGCTTTCTCGTGCACGTCCTTGGGCATGCCGGCGGAGTCGATCTTCTTCTTCAGTTCCTCCAGTTCGTTCTTCTCGCCCCGTCCCAGTTCCTTCTGGATGGCCTTGATCTTCTCGTTGAGGTAGTACTCCTTCTGGGCGCGCTCCATCTGCTTCTTGACGCGGGTCTGAATGGCGCGGTCGACGTTCAGCTTTTCGATCTCGATCTCCAGCACGTCGGCGATGCGATTGAGGCGCTCGACGGGATCGAAGATCTCCAGCAGTTCCTGTTTCTCCTCGATGGAAAGCTGGAGGTTGGCGGCGATGGTATCGGTCAGGCGCGCCGGTTCCTCCAGGCGCACGGCCGCCAGCATGGTCTCGTAATTCAGGGACTGGCAGAGCTTTACGTACTGCTCGAACAACCCGGTGACCCGCTGCATCATGTTCTCGATCTGCGGGGTCACCTCGGTCTGGTAGGCCACGGTGCGCAGCGAAGCCTGGAAGCAGCCCTCGGCTTCGGTGACCTGCAAAATCTTGCCGCGCTCCACGCCCTCCACCAGCACCTTGATGTTGCCGTCGGGCAGCTTCAGGCTCTGCACGATGTTGACGATGGTGCCCACCTGATAGATCTCGTTGGCCTTGGGCTCGTCGACGGAAGCGTCATGCTGGGTAGCGAGGAAGATCTTCTTGTCGCCGGCGAGGGCCTCTTCCAGCGCCCGCACGCTCGATTCGCGCCCCACTACGAAGGGCGTCATCATGTACGGGAAGATGACCACGTCCCGTATGGGCATCATCGGCAGCTTGCGCGTATTGAATTTTTCCCGGGTCACTAGCCTGCTTTCTCCATCAGGGAGATAGTGACGTCGCGTTTCTCCACCATCTCGCGCGTCACCTCGAATTCCTTGACCTTCTTCTGGCTGGGCAGATGGTACATCACATCGAGCATGAGCTCTTCCAGGATCATGCGCAGGCCGCGCGCGCCCACCTTGCGCACCATGGCCTCGCGGGCGATGGCCCGCAGGGCATCCTCGCTGAACTTCATCTTCACGTTCTCGAACTCGAAGAGCCGCTGGTACTGCTTGATGATGGCGTTCTTGGGCCGCTGCAGAATCTCGATGAGCGCGTTCTCATCCAGGTCCTCGAGCACGCCGATCACCGGGAGTCGCCCGACGAACTCCGGGATGAGGCCGAAGCGGATAAGGTCGGAGGGCTGGGTCTGGCGCAGCAGCTCGATGTCACGCTTGCCGCCGGCCAACGCCTCTGCTTCCGGCGCCGATTGTTCCTGTGGTTGCTGTTGCGACTCGGCCTCGGCACGGAAGCCCATGGCCTTCTTGCCCATGCGCCGGCCTACGATCTTCTCCAGCCCGACGAAGGCTCCTCCGCAGATGAACAGGATGTTGGTGGTGTCGACGGGCGTGAATTCCTGGTGCGGGTGCTTGCGCCCGCCCTGCGGCGGAACGTTGGCGATGGTGCCTTCCAGGATCTTGAGCAGCGCCTGTTGTACGCCTTCGCCGGAGACGTCGCGGGTAATGGACGGGTTCTCGTCCTTGCGCCCGATCTTGTCCACTTCGTCGATATAGATGATGCCGGTCTGCGCGCGCCCTACGTCGCCGTCGGCCGACTGCAGCAGCTTGAGAATGATGTTCTCGACATCCTCGCCTACGTAGCCGGCTTCGGTCAGGGTGGTGGCGTCCACGATGGCGAAAGGCACATCCAGCATCTTGGCCAGCGTTTGCGCCAGCAGGGTCTTGCCGGTGCCGGTGGGGCCGATGAGCAGGATGTTGGACTTGGTCAGCTCCACCTCGCTGCGCTGGCGGTTCATGTGGATGCGCTTGTAGTGGTTGTAGACCGCCACCGCCAGCTTCTTCTTGGTCTGCTCCTGCCCGATGACGTATTCGTCGAGGAACGTCTTCACCTCGTGTGGCTTGGGAAGATCGGTGGGGACGGTGGCCGCGGGCGATTCCGTGCGGTCATCCTCGAGGATGGAATTGCACACCGCGACGCACTCGTCGCAGATGTAGGCCCGGGGATAGTCGCTGGGAGAAGAAATCAGCTTGGCCACCGCATCCTGCGACTTGTGGCAAAAGGAACAACGCAGGACGTCGTCCGAACCGGATCGCGCCTTCATGCTACGGCTCCTTCCGTCTGCCGGTGGCTGGGGCCGGAAGAACCGCCTTGTCTTCGTAAGCGCTCACTTGGGGTGCTTGTAGATGATGTCATCTACGATCCCGTACTCCTTGGCCTGGCCCGCGCTCATGATGAAGTCGCGTTCCACGTCCCTTTCTACTTTATCAAGCTTTTGTCCGGTGTGCTTGGAGAGTACTTGGTTAAGCACCTCCCGCATGCGCAGGATCTCCCGGGCGTGAATGTCGATGTCGGAAGCTTGTCCGGAAAGGCCGCCCATCGAGGGCTGGTGGATGAGGATGCGGGCATTGGGCAGCGCGAAGCGCTTGCCCGGGGTACCCGCCGCCAGAAGCACCGCCGCCATCGAAGCCGCCTGCCCGATGCAGATGGTGGTCACGTTGGGGCGCACGAACTGCATGGTGTCGTAAATGGCCATGCCGGCGGTGATGACGCCGCCCGGCGAGTTGATGTAGAGCTGGATGTCCTTTTCCGGATCCTCAGCGGCCAGGAACAGCAACTGCGCCGTCACCAGGTTGGCGACGTTGTCGTCAATGGAGCTGCCGATGAAGATGATGTTGTCACGCAGGAGACGGGAATAGATGTCGTAGGCGCGCTCGCCGCGGCCTGTCTGCTCCACTACCATGGGCACGAGCATGTCCTGCGTTCCTTTCCTCCGCCTACACTCCGGCCTTCGCTGGCGGGCCGGGGAGGGGAGCGAATAATTCCAGAATTAAGCGGATCGGCGGTACAGAAGATCGAGCGTCTTCT is drawn from Terriglobales bacterium and contains these coding sequences:
- the hutU gene encoding urocanate hydratase, with protein sequence MPVETEAKQSAYTPLKAPRGTAISCKGWAQEAAMRMLMNNLDEEVGERPRDLVVYGGTGRAARNWECYHAIVAALKALGNDQTLLVQSGKPVGVFQTHDYAPRVLIANSNLVGHWSNWEKFNQLERAGLMMYGQMTAGSWIYIGSQGIVQGTFETFAAAGEKHFGTLEGKLVVSGGMGGMGGAQPLAATMAGAAFLGVEVDPERIKKRLKTGYCDFMVNSLDEALRILKNAVRKKEAVSVGLVGNCADVIPELAARGVVPDLLTDQTSAHDPLNGYIPQGMTLEQAAELRQRDPKAYLERSLDSIARHVEGMLKLMRMGAVTFDYGNNIRTFAFQRGVKDAYDFPGFVPAYIRPLFCEGRGPFRWVALSGDPADIAVTDELVLEMFPANPILERWINLARKRIRFQGLPARICWLGYGERAQFGLAINDLVKKGKIKAPVVMGRDHLDTGSVASPYRETEAMKDGSDAVADWPLLNALLNTASGASWVSIHNGGGVGIGYSQHAGQVTVADGTDAMAKRIERVLTNDPGLGVARHADAGYEEAGAFADKKGVKIPMRRKE
- a CDS encoding M1 family metallopeptidase, which codes for MSKSVVFVLSFLLLSPAFAQRLPDTVVPAHYELTFTPDLKAAKFAGQETIRVHVARPASTVTLDALEMEFHEVTITQAGKTQKAGVTLDPKGETATFSVGNALEPGPAEIHIRYTGILNGQLRGFYLSKGKGRNYATTQMEPTDARRAFPSFDEPALKATFAITLVVDEGDTAISNGRIVSDTPGPAAGKHTLRFSTTPRMSTYLVAMAVGDWKCSEGAAEGIPIRICSTPENARLTKYALVAAEQQVAYFNQYFGIRYPFEKLDVLAVPDFEAGAMENAGAIFYRESVLLADENTASAATKRAIASVLAHEIAHMWFGDLVTMKWWDDIWLNEGFASWATSKPLKVWKPEWKRDIQDVYSSGNALSLDSLANTRPIRRQAETREEINELFDGIAYSKTAAVLRMVESYLGEETFRRGVQAYLKKHSYANATAEDFWNTLAQESGKPVDAVMRSFVDQAGVPLLRVRATCEKQGGMVEAEQQRFFYDRQAFEKGSDSLWQVPLCLRGPGDAAPKCELMTRRKQSFMQEKCQPWVLANPAGSGYYRVAYDSESLRSLSHVMQTELSPGERLSLLNDQWALVRLGQQEIGDYLSFAEGLRDERTRVVMFTLTGRLDYIGDYLLNDATRPKYQAWVQRLLRPTAQKLGWQPRAGESDELRSLRAYVLMTLGRTGRDAEVRAEARKLAEQYLADPKSVDATLAETVLSLAALDGDAALYQKYLAKMESDVEPEEHERYQDALTYFTGPALVRRSLEYAVSGRMRNQDSPGFIRDLLELRETQSVAWDFVKANWPRVEAALTIGNARDVVRAVSTFCEVPARHDAETFFAAHPVPAAERTLRQALENANNCINLRATQQQSLAAWLAGRAEGAGR
- the hutI gene encoding imidazolonepropionase; the protein is MAKASPSLLLTNIGQLLTVRSPNPKSTGPRRGPELNDIGLIEDAAVLCAEGKIAAAGKRREMARHPLLKSKGKRAVREHDCGGGVVLPGLVDAHTHPAFVAPRLVDFEQRASGASYEQIAEKGGGIRSSVDRVRKAAVKALAERVLKGLEQMGAQGTTTVEAKSGYGLSTEAELKSLEAIAQAADRWPGTVVPTLLGAHVVPKEFLGKPQQYVREVVKKMIPQAARRKLAAFVDVFVERGAFSLADAEQIFEAATENGLGVRVHICQFASNSVWPLLRFHPASLDHMDHVMEEDLPQLARRGTMVTLVPASNHFLGLGTYPPARRMIDAGVAVALATDYNPGTAPTPSLPFVMSLACTQMKMTPAEAIAATTINGAHALRLAERKGSVEPGKDADLAVFDVADYREIPYWMAANHCRATVFGGRLLV